A genomic region of Campylobacter corcagiensis contains the following coding sequences:
- the ruvX gene encoding Holliday junction resolvase RuvX — protein MIAGLDIGLKRIGIALGYPNGVVVPINAVLRKNRKQASNDVSKVLKEWGVKTIVVGVPLGGSSEDEMRRRVKHFVGLLDFSGEVFYQDESFSSIEASSLGVVNQRKKDGKLDSLSAKIIVERFLSGITK, from the coding sequence GTGATAGCTGGACTTGATATTGGGCTTAAAAGAATAGGAATTGCCTTAGGATACCCAAATGGCGTTGTAGTGCCTATAAATGCAGTACTACGAAAAAACCGCAAACAAGCATCTAATGATGTAAGCAAGGTTTTAAAAGAGTGGGGAGTTAAAACTATAGTAGTTGGCGTTCCACTTGGTGGAAGTAGCGAAGATGAGATGAGAAGAAGAGTCAAACATTTTGTTGGGCTACTTGATTTTAGTGGGGAAGTTTTTTATCAAGATGAGAGCTTTTCAAGTATAGAAGCAAGTAGTCTTGGCGTTGTAAATCAAAGAAAAAAAGATGGCAAACTAGATAGCTTATCAGCTAAGATAATAGTTGAGAGATTTTTATCTGGAATAACAAAATAA
- a CDS encoding DNA-processing protein DprA yields MSITNSIDVSEFESLSRLKDAPKKLYYRGNLELLKRPKISIVGARKMSIYTKSLILSLSSKLSSGGICVVSGAAIGCDGAAHKGAYPNTIAVFANGLDEIYPKTNADIIKNIYENSLALSEYEDKTPALRHQFLERNRIVVALSKALIVAQADLRSGSLSSARIARNLGIPVYVFPHKMGESAGTNELLAKGKATLINDIDEFVLKFCKDKILQNDEILEFIKQNSNFDDIYHKFGDKIYEYELDGRVEILGTKVLVK; encoded by the coding sequence ATGAGTATTACAAATAGTATAGATGTTAGCGAATTTGAGTCTTTATCTCGTCTAAAAGATGCTCCTAAAAAGTTATACTATAGAGGAAATTTAGAGCTTTTAAAACGCCCTAAAATAAGCATAGTTGGTGCTAGAAAAATGAGTATTTATACCAAAAGCTTAATACTATCTCTATCAAGCAAACTCTCAAGTGGTGGCATTTGTGTAGTAAGTGGGGCAGCTATAGGTTGTGACGGGGCGGCTCACAAGGGAGCTTATCCTAATACGATAGCTGTTTTTGCAAACGGACTTGATGAAATTTATCCTAAAACAAATGCTGATATTATAAAAAATATATATGAAAATTCTCTTGCGTTAAGCGAGTATGAAGATAAAACTCCAGCTCTTAGACATCAGTTTTTAGAAAGAAATAGAATAGTCGTAGCTTTAAGCAAAGCCTTAATCGTAGCTCAAGCTGACTTAAGAAGTGGGTCTTTATCAAGTGCAAGGATAGCTCGTAATCTTGGAATTCCAGTTTATGTTTTTCCGCATAAAATGGGTGAAAGTGCTGGAACAAATGAGCTTTTAGCAAAAGGTAAAGCGACGCTTATAAATGACATCGATGAGTTTGTTTTGAAATTTTGCAAGGATAAAATTTTGCAAAATGATGAAATACTAGAATTTATCAAACAAAACTCAAATTTTGATGATATTTACCATAAATTTGGAGATAAAATTTATGAGTATGAACTAGATGGTAGGGTTGAAATTTTAGGCACAAAGGTTTTAGTAAAGTGA
- a CDS encoding divergent polysaccharide deacetylase family protein, with protein sequence MADKDKKRVKSPASKTTKKSTKKEQNSSKNPKKNPLLQILSILFITLICVGVGIFTYKAFDSFFSKPTTKTELSKEHKKELKKESNKKIEIVVVDKNLTTDENKTAPSKKDENKTEISYEEIASNLEAFAPKKAVSGKPKLAIIIDDIATIDQAKNLKKVGLKLTPSIFPPDRANPDTLKVAKLFDFYMIHLPMEALNFNQRDVFTLKAKDSYENIDKRVAFVRENFKNAKFLNNHTGSKFTSDKDAIKKLLVALDKYGFIFVDSKTISSSKGSEVAKELGQRYIYRDIFIDNKDSEIYIKNQLKKAVDIAKSRGFAIAIGHPKTTTFKAIKSAKDSFLKDVEVVYIGEIYEYYK encoded by the coding sequence TTGGCTGATAAAGACAAAAAGCGGGTTAAATCACCCGCTTCTAAAACTACGAAAAAATCCACTAAAAAAGAGCAAAATAGTTCTAAAAATCCTAAAAAAAATCCACTATTACAAATTTTATCAATACTCTTTATAACACTAATTTGTGTGGGGGTTGGAATTTTTACATATAAAGCATTTGATAGCTTTTTTTCAAAACCAACTACTAAAACAGAGTTATCAAAAGAGCACAAAAAAGAGCTTAAAAAAGAATCTAATAAAAAGATAGAAATTGTTGTGGTAGATAAAAATTTAACTACTGATGAGAACAAAACAGCTCCTAGTAAAAAAGATGAGAATAAAACAGAAATTTCATATGAAGAGATTGCTTCAAATTTAGAGGCTTTTGCACCTAAAAAAGCTGTGAGTGGAAAGCCAAAATTAGCCATTATAATAGATGATATTGCTACAATTGACCAAGCTAAAAATTTAAAAAAAGTTGGCTTAAAACTAACTCCTTCTATTTTTCCACCAGACAGGGCTAATCCAGATACGCTAAAAGTGGCAAAACTTTTTGATTTTTATATGATTCACTTGCCAATGGAGGCTTTGAATTTTAACCAAAGAGATGTTTTTACTCTAAAAGCAAAAGATAGCTATGAAAATATAGATAAAAGAGTTGCTTTTGTAAGAGAGAATTTCAAAAACGCAAAATTTCTAAACAACCATACTGGCAGCAAATTTACAAGTGATAAAGATGCTATAAAAAAGCTTCTAGTAGCTCTTGATAAGTATGGATTTATCTTTGTGGATTCTAAAACTATCTCTTCATCAAAGGGTAGTGAAGTAGCTAAAGAACTAGGACAAAGATATATCTATAGAGATATTTTTATAGATAATAAAGATAGTGAAATTTACATAAAAAATCAACTTAAAAAAGCTGTTGATATCGCTAAAAGTAGGGGTTTTGCTATTGCAATAGGTCATCCAAAAACCACTACATTTAAGGCTATAAAAAGTGCTAAAGATAGCTTTTTGAAAGATGTAGAAGTTGTCTATATAGGTGAAATTTATGAGTATTACAAATAG